Genomic DNA from Corallococcus macrosporus:
GGTGAAGGGCATGGACGCCAAGGCGGAGCGCATCAAGGCGCTGGCGAGGGAGGCCGACGTGCCCCTGCTGCGCAACGTGCCGCTGGCGCACGCGTTGTTGCGCGTGGAGGTGGGCGAGGAGGTCCCCGAGGAGCTCTACGACGCCGTCGCCGAGGTCCTCAACTTCGTCTACGGGCTGAAGCAGCAGCAGAACGCGGCGCCGCCTGCGCGCGCCTGAGGAGAAGGCCATGGCCAGCGACCAAGAGGCGGACATCGCCATCGCCATCAAGTACGACAACAAGGCGGACGGCGCCCCGCGCGTGGTGGCCAAGGGGATGCGCCTCAAGGCGGAGAAGATCCGGGAGATCGCCAAGCAGTACGGCATCCCGGTGATGCGCAACGTCTCCCTGGCGCACGCCCTGTACCGGGTGGACGTGGGCCAGGAGGTCCCCGAGGAGCTCTACGACGCGGTGGCGGAGGTCTTGAACTTCGTCTACGCGCTCCAGCGCGAGCAGCAGGCGGGCGGGCGCTGAAGGGGGCTGGACGCGGGCCCCCCTCCTGTATTGAAGTCGGCCCACCATGGCCAGAATCAACAATCAGCCCCCCAGCACCGCGCTTTGGCCCTGGGGCGGCCCCCGGAGTGTCCGCGAGCGGCTGGTGGATCCCGCCCAGCTCGAGCGGGCGAAGAAGGCGCGCAAGGCCGGCAACATCAAGAACCCGTCGATGCCGTCGGCGGCGCTCCTTGATTTCATCGGGCCGGCGCACTCCTCGGAGGAGCTCCGGCTGCCGCTGCCGCCGCACCCGGGCGGTCACGACGCGGACCTGGAGGGCTTCAGTGACCGGCCGCACCTGGCCAGCGTCGCGGGCCGTGGGGATGACGGGCAGCGCCGCATGCTGGAGCGCGGGCTGGCCAAGGTGAACGCGCCGCCGGAGCGCCTGGAGCGCCTCAAGGCCCTGCTGCAGCGCGAGTCCGCCATGCTGGGCCTGGTGGACCAGGTGAGCGCGGAGTCGCAGGAGATCATCCGCCGCATGTGGGAAGAGCAGAAGGACGAGGGCTACTGACCCATGGCGGCGCTGGACCCCGAAGACCCGCAGGACGAGGCGAAGCTCACCGCGCTCCTGCAGCGCTGGGCGGAAGGCAAGGCCACGCTCCGCGAGGTGCGCGGCTATTCCAACGACGAGCTCTACGCCATCGCCAAGACGGCCTACTTCTTCTTCTACCAGGGCCGGGTGGCGGAGGCGCGCACGCTCTTCCAGGGGCTCTACGCCGTCAACCCCACGGACGTGTACTTCGCCAAGGCGCTGGGCGTGGTGGAGATGGCCGCGGGCAACGGGCAGGGGGCGCTCGCCGCCTTCGACGTGGCCGCGAAGCTGGCCCCGCAGGACCCGGCCGTCTACGTGGGCCGCGCCGAGGTGAAGCTGGCCATGGGCCAGAAGCCGCAGGCGCTGGAGGACCTCCGCCGCGCCGCGGCGATGACGCCGGTGGATGATCCGGTGGTGCGCAAGGCCGGAGCCATGGTCAACGCGCTCACCCGCCGTTAGCAGGCGCGCTCCACGGCTCGGGATTCCGGGGCTTGAGGGGCTTCAGGTGTTTTTGGGCACCCTGGATCTTCTGCTAGGGTGTTTCATGTCATCCATTTCTCTCCTACCCAAAGGACAGCGCAATGACGACCCCGAACCCTGATCCGCGAGTCCCCGCCACGATGCCGCCGGCGGCGCCTGAAGAGGTGACCAAGAAGCGCGACGGCCTCATCTCGGGTCTGGACGCGGCCGCGAAGTCCGCGACGGGGACCCTGCAGGCGGTGCTCCGGAAGATGTCCGAGCTGCTCGCGAACACGAAGGATGGCGCGCAGCTGAACATGAACCTCTACGAGGACGTGAAGACGGCCTTCAACCGTCACCTCAAGGAGGCGGAGAAGAACCCCAAGCTGGCGGCGGACATGCCCGCCGTGCTCATCAACGCCGTCGAGTGGATGCAGGAGTACATCTCGTCGCGCGGCTTTGATCCCGCGCCCGCCGCCGCCGCCGCGCCGGCCGCCACGGCTCCTGCCGCCGCCGCCGCTCCGGGCCAGGCCAAGGTGAAGGACGCCTTCGAGAGCTCCAGCGCCGCGAAGAAGCGCGCCGTCCTCACCGGCGACGTGCCGCCGCCGCCCTCGGTTGCCGCCACCCCCGCCGCCAAGCCCGCGGACGCGCAGGAAGTGCAGAAGGACCTGGAGTCCTTCAAGGCGTGGATGAAGAACCCGGCCCTGGGCAAGCTCAAGGGCTAGCAGGACTTCCTCGACGGGGGGCTCCCTTTCTCGGGCTGCCCCCTGTTCCGGAGACGCAACTTCTCGCCCCGTCGGCGGATAATCCCCACAAGATTCAACTTCCTTCCTACGGAGTTCCCCCATGGCTGGTGGAGTGAATGGTGTCGGCGCGGGCAGCGGCGCGCAGCGCAAGCAGTCGACCAACACGGAAGCCCAGAAGCAGCAGGCCGTCCAGGACGCCATCAACGCGTCCGTTGCCCGCATGAAGGAGGACGAGGGCAAGACGAGCTACCTGGGCGAGGGCCGCATCGACAAGGTGAAGGAGAAGGTCGCCGAGGAGATGGAGACCTTCATGAAGGAGAACCCCAACGCCACGCCCGAGGAGATCAAGGCGAAGGCGGAGGAGAGCGCCTCCAAGAACGAGACCAATGCCGGCTTCGAGAAGATGCGCGACGACAACTTCTTCAAGAAGCTGATGTCCCGCCGCAAGGAGCTCATCCGGGACATGTGGGGCTGAGTCGTCCCCTGTAAGTGCCGTCACCCGCGCTGCCGTCCGGTCCACCCAGGGGTGGCGGGCGGCAGTCGTGCTTTGCGGGACAGGCATCCGAGCAGGCGCTGGCCCCTGGCTTGAAAGGGGGACTGGCGCCCCCGGTTCTCCGGTAGAACCTAGTCGGGGCGACCGGCTCTTCAGGGACTGGCGCCGGAACGGAGCGGAAACCCAAGGAGGACGCGGATGCGCTGGACGCGAAACGCAGTGGCCTGGAGCCTGGTGGGGTTGATGGGTGTGGTGGGGGGCTGCAGCAAGGAGAACGGCGGCAAGGACGACGGTGGGGGAGGGACGCCGCAGACGGGCTATCTCACCGGCAAGGTGGTGGACACGCAGGGGCAGCCGCTCGCGGGGGCGATCATCACCGCGGACAACACCCAGTTCTATGACTCCAATGTCCAGGCGACGTCGGGGTCGGACGGGACGTACCGCGTGGACACGAGCCGTCCGACCGGCACCTGGCACGCCAGCGCCGTCGTGAAGCGGCAGTACAACGGGAAGGAGTACACCTTCGACCTGGATCCGAACGACGACAACGTCTTCGCCGGAAACGAAGGGGCGGTGCGCAACTTCACCTGGAAGCTCACGGGAAAGCGCCCGGATGATCTGGGCTTCTACGGTGGGCGGGTGACGGTGTACGTGGATCAGTTCACGGATCCGGCGGACCCGGGCGCGCCCATCACCAACGAGGACATCGAGCTGACGCTGGCCCCCAGCGGAAAGCTGGTGGACGGCACCGACGGGCAGACCATTACCCAGAAGCTGGTGCGCACGGCGGACGGGGACTCGGTGACGGACGTGCCGGTGGGCCGCTACACGGTGTCCGCGCGCTACGTGCAGGCCGGGAAGTCGCCGCGTCCAATGCAGGTGCGGATCCGGGACACCGGCCAGTACGCCAACTCGGTGACGGCGGACTTCGACAGCATCAACATCGGCCGGCACTTCATCGAGCTGAACGCCGAGCTGCCCAAGCCCTGAGGTCCGCGGTCCGCGGCCCGCAAAAGCGAAGAGCCGGCCTCCCGCGAAGGAGGACCGGCTCTCGTACGCCCAGGGAAAGCGGCGGAATTACTTGGTGTTGCCGATGATCGACATGGCGATGTCGCTCAGCTTCTTCATGATGTTGGAGGCGAACGCGGCGGCCTCCTGCTGCTTCTGGAGCATGAGCTGCGCCTTGGCGCGGGTCAGGTCGTCACCCTTGAGGCCCTTCAGGGTGGCGGACTCCGTCTCGTTCAGCTCCTGGGAGGCGTTGAAAGCGGTGCGGACTGCAGAGCCAGCGACGTCAGCGTTCATGGGAGTCTCCGAAGGTTGAGGCGGGTAGTACCGCGAAGCTGCTTACAAAGAGGATTATCCGAGGCCGCGCCGAAGAGTTTCCTCCCCCCTATTTTCTCCCGAATTTTCCCGGGGATCCAGGGGGGCCCCCGAGAAGGCCCGCAAAAGCGAAGAGCCGGCCTCCCGCGAAGGAGGACCGGCTCTCGTACGCCCAGGGAAAGCGGCGGAATTACTTGGTGTTGCCGATGATCGACATGGCGATGTCGCTCAGCTTCTTCATGATGTTGGAGGCGAACGCGGCGGCCTCCTGCTGCTTCTGGAGCATGAGCTGCGCCTTGGCGCGGGTCAGGTCGTCACCCTTGAGGCCCTTCAGGGTGGCGGACTCCGTCTCGTTCAGCTCCTGGGAGGCGTTGAAAGCGGTGCGGACTGCAGAGCCGGCGACGTCAGCGTTCATGGGGTGACTCCGAAGGTTGGAAGCGGGTGGGTACCGCGAAGCTGCTTACAAAAGGATTATCCGGGCGAGCTTTCCGGAGTTTCCTCCGGCCTTTTCTTTCTGATTTTCCCCCGCCGCCGCCGGGGCGCGCGAGCCCGCAAAAGCGAAGAGCCGGCCTCCCGTGAAGGAGGACCGGCTCTCGTACGCCCAGGGAAAGCGGCGGAATTACTTGGTGTTGCCGATGATCGACATGGCGATGTCGCTCAGCTTCTTCATGATGTTGGAGGCGAACGCGGCGGCCTCCTGCTGCTTCTGGAGCATCAGCTGCGCCTTGGCGCGGGTCAGGTCGTCACCCTTGAGGCCCTTCAGGGTGGCGGACTCCGTCTCGTTCAGCTCCTGGGAGGCGTTGAAAGCGGTGCGGACTGCAGAGCCGGCGACGTCAGCGTTCATGGGGTGACTCCGAAGGTTGGAAGCGGGTGGGTACCGCGAAGCTGCTTACAAAAGGATTATCCGGGCGAGCTTTCCGGAGTTTCCTCCGGCCTTTTCTTTCTGATTTTCCCCCGCCGCCGCCGGGGCGCGCGAGCCCGCAAAAGCGAAGAGCCGGCCTCCCGCGAAGGAGGACCGGCTCTCGTACGCCCAGGGAAAGCGGCGGAATTACTTGGTGTTGCCGATGATCGACATGGCGATGTCGCTCAGCTTCTTCATGATGTTGGAGGCGAACGCGGCGGCCTCCTGCTGCTTCTGGAGCATGAGCTGCGCCTTGGCGCGGGTCAGGTCGTCACCCTTGAGGCCCTTCAGGGTGGCGGACTCCGTCTCGTTCAGCTCCTGGGAGGCGTTGAAAGCGGTGCGGACTGCAGAGCCGGCGACGTCAGCGTTCATGGGTGACTCCGAAGGTTGATGCGGGTGGGTGCCGCGAAGCTGCTTACAAAAGGATTATGGCGGATCAGGGGCCGGAAGTTTCGTCCCCATTTTCCGATCATTTTCCGACCCGCGAGCAGGGCGCCAGATCCGACCGTGGGCGTGGAGGGACGCACCCTCTTTGAAGGTTGCGCCGATAACAGCTTAAAGTGTCCGCGCCCGGCACCCCTCCCGTCCCTCAAGAGGCGGTTTTCCGGGCACGACTTCCTGTCCTCCCTCTGAGGGACCCGCGCTGATGACGACCGAATCCAAGGCTCCGGTGTCGAACGACAACACCCGGCCGCTCTCCGGCCCGGAGATGCTCGAGCGCGCCACTGAAGGCTTCAACCTGTTCCAGGACGGCCGCTTCAGCGAGTCCCTGCCCATCTTCGAGAAGCTCTCGGCCATGGACCCCCGGGAGGCCTACTTCCAGACCGCCCTGGGCGCCTGTCACCTGGCGCTGGAGGACCTGGACACCGCGGTGGAGTGCTTCAACCGCGCCATCGAGCTGGACCCCAGCGACATCACCCCCTTCGTCAACCGGGGCGAGGCGTTCCTCCGTCAGGGCCGCACGATGGAGGCGGCCCGCGACTTCCAGCATGCCGTGTCGCTGGACCCCGAGGACAAGGACCCCTTGAGCCGCCGGGCGCGCATGCTCGCCGCCGCGGCCCTGGAGAGCTCGGACGAGGCTTCGGAATCCGAAGCCCCCGAGGACCGCTCTTAGGCTGACCGCAGGCTCCCTCTCCGGACAGGGGAGGGATGGCCCCCCCTTGGGCTCGGGGGCGGGCACGGATTAGGATGGCCGCGCCGATGGCCAACGCCGATCCGAACAGCTTCCTGAACAAGTACTCCGACATCGTCCTGGCCGTGGTCGTCGTGGCCATCGTGGCGATGATGATCGTCCCGCTGCCGACGATCATCCTGGACGTGTTGCTGACGCTGAACATCAGCATCTCGGTGGTACTGCTCCTCATCTCCCTCTACGTGCCCAGCGCGCTGTACCTGTCGTCGTTCCCGACGATCCTGCTGATCACGACGATGTTCCGCCTGTCGCTGACCATCTCCACCACGCGACTCATCCTGCTCACCGGTGACCCGGGCGAAGTGGTGGTGGCGTTCGGTAACTTCGTGGTGCAGGGCAACTTCGTCGTCGGCGCCATCCTCTTCCTCATCCTGGTGGTGGTGAACTTCATCGTCATCTCCAAGGGCTCGGAGCGCGTCGCGGAAGTGGCCGCGCGCTTCACCCTGGACGCGATGCCCGGCAAGCAGATGTCCATCGACGCGGACCTGCGCGCCGGCGTCATCGATCAGGATCAGATGAAGAAGAAGCGCCGCGACCTGGAGCGTGAGAGCCAGCTCTTCGGCGCCATGGACGGCGCCATGAAGTTCGTGAAGGGCGACGCCATCGCGTCCATCATCATCACGGTCATCAACATCGTGGGCGGCCTCATCATCGGCGTGACCCAGAAGGGGATGGCCGCCGGTGACGCCGCGCAGAAGTACACGCTGCTCACCATCGGTGACGGTCTGGTCGGCATGATCCCCGCCATCCTCATCTCCACGTGCGCCGGTATCCTGGTGACCCGCGTGGGCGGCGAGGAAGAGGGCGCGCACCTGGGCAAGGACGTGGGCTCGCAGCTCACCGCCTTCCCGAAGGCCATCGCCATCGCGGCGGCCATGCTCGTGGGCCTGGGCCTCATCCCCGGCCTCCCCAAGATTCCCTTCTTCCTGCTGGGCGCGGGCGCGGGCTTCGGCGCGTACACGATGATGCGCAAGCGCGATGAGGCGATGGCCGCCGAGGAGGCGGGCCCCGCGACGGAGTCCAGCTTCGGCACGCCCGTGTCCTCCGAGCCTCCACCCAAGGCGGAGCTCAACCCGGACTCGGAGCTGTTCATCCCCGTCGTCACGCCCATCGTGCTGGAGGTGTCCGACGCGCTGGTGCCCTTCGTGGACTCGCGGCAGGACGGCGGCAAGTTCCTCTTCGAGCTCATCCCGTTCATGCGCGACGGCCTCTTCGTGGAGCTGGGCGTGCGCTTCCCCGGCGTGCGCGCGCGCGGCAACGGCGGCCTGCCGCCCGGGGCCTACCAGATTCAGATCAACGAAGTGCCCGTCGTCACCGGCCAGGCCACCCTGGGCCACATCCTGGTGAACGACACGGTGGAGCGCCTCAAGCTGATGAACATCCCCGGCTTCGAGGCCATCAACCCCGCGACGCGCCAGCCGGCCGCGTGGGTGCCCGAGCAGTTCCGGGAGACGCTCGAGTCCGCGGGCCTCACCACCTGGGACGTGCCCGGCTACATCATCCTGCACACCGCCGCCGTGCTCCGGAAGAACGCCCGCGAGTTCGTGGGCGTGCAGGAGACGCAGACGATGCTGGAGCAGCTGGAGAAGGCGTTCCCGGCCATCGTGAAGGAAGTCGTCCCGAAGATCGTCAACGTGCTGAAGCTGACGGACATCCTCGGACGCCTGGTGGAGGAGGAGATCTCCATCCGCGACCTGCGCGGCATCCTCCAGGCACTGTCGGAGTACGGGCAGGTGGAGGCGGACAACGTCATGCTCACCGAGCATGTCCGCGCCTCGCTGCGCCGCTACATCTCCCACAAGTACGCGCGCGGCACCGGCACGCTGGTGGTGTACCTGCTCGACCCGAACATCGAGGAGGCCATCCGCAGCTCCATCAAGCGCACCTCCGCGGGCGCCCACCTGGCGCTGGAGCCGGAGATTGCCCAGGAGATCGTCGGCGCGGTGCGTTCGGAGTGCGGCCACCTGCCGCCCAGCGCCCAGCGCCCCGTCATCCTCACGGCCATGGACATCCGCCGCTACGTGCGCAAGCTGCTGGAGTACGAGTTCAACCCCTCGTTCTCCATCCTCAGCTACCAGGAGCTGTCCCCCGAGCTGAACATCCAGCCGGTGGCGCGCATCTCCTCCGGCCGGTAGTCCGTCCCGCGCCGCAAATGCGAAGGCCCCCGTCGCGAGACGGGGGCCTTTGTCGTTTCAGGAGGCGGCCGGCGGGTGGGCTCAGGCGCCCGCGAGCACGGCGATCATCAACACCAGGAAGCTCAGCCCCACCACGCCCATCACGATGAGCGGGACGAGCTTCTTCTTGTCCGCGAGCGCGGACACCGGCGCGGGTTCGGGCTCCGGCTCGGGCATGGACTCGCCCATCCCGGCGTCGGGCTGCGGCTCCTCGGAGGAACCGTCGGGCTGCGGCTCCTCGGACGCGGCGGGCTCCTCCGGCGGCGCGGGGGCGGGCTCGGGCTCCGGTTCGGGCTCCGGCGGGGGCGGCTCCTCGCGCTTGGGCGGGGAGGGGCGCGGCGGGGAGGGGGCCGGGACGACGGCGGAGCTCTCCGAGGAGAGGCTCACGGCGGGCTCGTCCGGCGGCTCGGCGGGGTCCACGTAGACGAAACGGGTGGCGCCAATCTCCAGCTCGTCGCCGTCCTTGAGCGCCTTGCGGTTCACCCGCTTCTTGTTGACCTTGATGCCGTTGCGGCTGCCCAGGTCCTCCACGTGCGTGCCGGACCAGTCGCGGCGCACCTTGGCGTGCTTGCGGGAGACGAGGTCGTCCTTGAGGATGACGTCGGCTTCCTTCTCGTCGCGGCCGAAGATGTGCTCCTGGGCCTCGGAGATTTCGATGCGCTGGCCCTCGCGGGGGCCGTTCATGTAGCGCAGGAAGCGCTCCTCGCCACCGGACAGGCCGCGCATCGCGTCCTTCAAGGCTCCGCGCGCGAGGAAGGACGTCTTGTCGCTGACGTCCGGGGCGATCTCCACGACCTTGTCGAAGCGGACGTCGTACTGCGCGATGGCGATGACGTCGCCGTTGCGCAGGAGCTCCTTCTCCCCCTTGGGGAGCGCCTTGCCGTTGATCTTCGTGCCGTAGGCGCTGCCCAGGTCCTCCAGGAAGTAGAGGGTGCCCTCCTGGATGATGCGCGCATGGTTGCGCGACACCGCCTGCTGCGGGAGCACCACCTGGCAGGTCTTGTCCCGCCCCAGGGTGATGACGGAGTCGTCGAGGACGACCTCTTTGCCCGAGGCGCCGCCGGCCTCGCTGCGCTGTGTGACGGTCAGACGGACGCTCATCGCGTGTGTCGCTACCCGAAGGGACGGCTAGAACGAGTCGTTGGCGAGGAATCTCTCACACGTCGTGTACTCGGTGGGGAATTCCTCGGAGGTTCCAAACTTCATGAAGTTCTTGCACGCCGTCTGCGCGTGGGTCTGCTTGTGGGCCTCGTTGAAGATCTGGAACAGGCCGAAGTGGCAGGGCGCGAACTTGGCGTCCAGCTTCACGCACTTGCGGTAGGCGGCCTCCTCCTCGGTGAGCAGGCCCTTCTCCCGGTACTGGCGCGCGAGCAGGTACATGGCCGGGGCGCTGTTCTCCGCCGTCTGGGTGTCCTTCAGCTCCTTGAGGGCGGAGTCGGTGAGGGCCACCTTGCGCTGGGCGACGGCCAGGTTGTTGAGGCAACTGGAGTTCTTCTCGTCCAGGCGGGCGCAGTTGCCGAAGGCCTCGCGGGCCTCCGCGAAGCGGCTCTGCTCCAGCAGCACCGTGCCCAGGTCGTGCCACACCTCCGCGGAGTCCGGGGTGAGCTGGGCGGCCTGGGAGATGTGCTCGAAGGCCGTCTCCAGGTCCTTGTCCTCGTAGGCCATGATGCCGAGGTTGTGGTGGGCGTTGGCCACGTTGGGGTTGACCGCGAGCAGCGTGTCGAACTCCTTCCGGGCCTCCTTCTTCTTGCCCATCTTCATGTAGGTGAGGCCCAGGTCGTAGCGCGACTCCAGGTTGTCCGGGTTCACCTGCAGGGCGCGCTTGAAGTTGTCGTGGGCCTTTCCGTAGGCGCCTTCGTCCAGGTAGAGGACGCCCAGGTTCTGGTAGGCCTGCAGGTGCTCCTGGTTGAAGCGCAGGGCCTTGATGAAGAACTCCTTCGCCTTGCCCTTGTTGCCCGAGTACATGGCGATGAGGCCCTTGTTGGCCCACAGGTCCGCGTACTGGGGGGAGAACTCCAGGCCCAGGTTGCAGTAGGTCTCCGCCTTCTGCAGGTCCCCGTTGGCCATCTCCTGCGCGCACAGCTCGTTGTTGATGAGCGCCCGCTCGTGCGGAGGCGGCGTGCTGAGGCAGGCGGTGGTGGTGAGGGAGGCGGCGGCGGTCAGCGTGAGGAAGAGGCGAAGACGCATGGCCGCGCGAGTGTAGGAGAGCGCCACCCCATGAGGCAACGCCGGCCTTCCGCTGAATCAGCGCTGTTTTCCAGGGGT
This window encodes:
- a CDS encoding SycD/LcrH family type III secretion system chaperone encodes the protein MAALDPEDPQDEAKLTALLQRWAEGKATLREVRGYSNDELYAIAKTAYFFFYQGRVAEARTLFQGLYAVNPTDVYFAKALGVVEMAAGNGQGALAAFDVAAKLAPQDPAVYVGRAEVKLAMGQKPQALEDLRRAAAMTPVDDPVVRKAGAMVNALTRR
- a CDS encoding FHA domain-containing protein — translated: MSVRLTVTQRSEAGGASGKEVVLDDSVITLGRDKTCQVVLPQQAVSRNHARIIQEGTLYFLEDLGSAYGTKINGKALPKGEKELLRNGDVIAIAQYDVRFDKVVEIAPDVSDKTSFLARGALKDAMRGLSGGEERFLRYMNGPREGQRIEISEAQEHIFGRDEKEADVILKDDLVSRKHAKVRRDWSGTHVEDLGSRNGIKVNKKRVNRKALKDGDELEIGATRFVYVDPAEPPDEPAVSLSSESSAVVPAPSPPRPSPPKREEPPPPEPEPEPEPAPAPPEEPAASEEPQPDGSSEEPQPDAGMGESMPEPEPEPAPVSALADKKKLVPLIVMGVVGLSFLVLMIAVLAGA
- a CDS encoding carboxypeptidase-like regulatory domain-containing protein; this translates as MRWTRNAVAWSLVGLMGVVGGCSKENGGKDDGGGGTPQTGYLTGKVVDTQGQPLAGAIITADNTQFYDSNVQATSGSDGTYRVDTSRPTGTWHASAVVKRQYNGKEYTFDLDPNDDNVFAGNEGAVRNFTWKLTGKRPDDLGFYGGRVTVYVDQFTDPADPGAPITNEDIELTLAPSGKLVDGTDGQTITQKLVRTADGDSVTDVPVGRYTVSARYVQAGKSPRPMQVRIRDTGQYANSVTADFDSINIGRHFIELNAELPKP
- a CDS encoding tetratricopeptide repeat protein codes for the protein MTTESKAPVSNDNTRPLSGPEMLERATEGFNLFQDGRFSESLPIFEKLSAMDPREAYFQTALGACHLALEDLDTAVECFNRAIELDPSDITPFVNRGEAFLRQGRTMEAARDFQHAVSLDPEDKDPLSRRARMLAAAALESSDEASESEAPEDRS
- a CDS encoding tetratricopeptide repeat protein — protein: MRLRLFLTLTAAASLTTTACLSTPPPHERALINNELCAQEMANGDLQKAETYCNLGLEFSPQYADLWANKGLIAMYSGNKGKAKEFFIKALRFNQEHLQAYQNLGVLYLDEGAYGKAHDNFKRALQVNPDNLESRYDLGLTYMKMGKKKEARKEFDTLLAVNPNVANAHHNLGIMAYEDKDLETAFEHISQAAQLTPDSAEVWHDLGTVLLEQSRFAEAREAFGNCARLDEKNSSCLNNLAVAQRKVALTDSALKELKDTQTAENSAPAMYLLARQYREKGLLTEEEAAYRKCVKLDAKFAPCHFGLFQIFNEAHKQTHAQTACKNFMKFGTSEEFPTEYTTCERFLANDSF
- a CDS encoding EscU/YscU/HrcU family type III secretion system export apparatus switch protein; the protein is MASDQEADIAIAIKYDNKADGAPRVVAKGMRLKAEKIREIAKQYGIPVMRNVSLAHALYRVDVGQEVPEELYDAVAEVLNFVYALQREQQAGGR
- the sctV gene encoding type III secretion system export apparatus subunit SctV, translating into MANADPNSFLNKYSDIVLAVVVVAIVAMMIVPLPTIILDVLLTLNISISVVLLLISLYVPSALYLSSFPTILLITTMFRLSLTISTTRLILLTGDPGEVVVAFGNFVVQGNFVVGAILFLILVVVNFIVISKGSERVAEVAARFTLDAMPGKQMSIDADLRAGVIDQDQMKKKRRDLERESQLFGAMDGAMKFVKGDAIASIIITVINIVGGLIIGVTQKGMAAGDAAQKYTLLTIGDGLVGMIPAILISTCAGILVTRVGGEEEGAHLGKDVGSQLTAFPKAIAIAAAMLVGLGLIPGLPKIPFFLLGAGAGFGAYTMMRKRDEAMAAEEAGPATESSFGTPVSSEPPPKAELNPDSELFIPVVTPIVLEVSDALVPFVDSRQDGGKFLFELIPFMRDGLFVELGVRFPGVRARGNGGLPPGAYQIQINEVPVVTGQATLGHILVNDTVERLKLMNIPGFEAINPATRQPAAWVPEQFRETLESAGLTTWDVPGYIILHTAAVLRKNAREFVGVQETQTMLEQLEKAFPAIVKEVVPKIVNVLKLTDILGRLVEEEISIRDLRGILQALSEYGQVEADNVMLTEHVRASLRRYISHKYARGTGTLVVYLLDPNIEEAIRSSIKRTSAGAHLALEPEIAQEIVGAVRSECGHLPPSAQRPVILTAMDIRRYVRKLLEYEFNPSFSILSYQELSPELNIQPVARISSGR